In Thermoplasmata archaeon, one genomic interval encodes:
- a CDS encoding 30S ribosomal protein S11: MAKWGIAHIYASYNNIIITLTDITGSETITKATGGMVVKAAKDEASPYAAMKAAERVADAAKEKGIDSIHVRVRAPGGNRSKSPGPGAQSAIRALSRAGLRIGRIEEVTPVPHDGTKPKGGRRGRRV; encoded by the coding sequence ATGGCCAAGTGGGGGATCGCGCACATCTACGCGTCGTACAACAACATCATCATCACGCTCACGGACATCACCGGATCCGAGACGATCACGAAGGCCACAGGAGGGATGGTCGTCAAGGCCGCGAAGGACGAGGCCTCCCCGTACGCCGCGATGAAGGCCGCGGAGCGCGTGGCCGACGCGGCCAAGGAGAAGGGGATCGACTCGATCCACGTCCGCGTCCGCGCGCCCGGAGGGAACCGCTCCAAGAGCCCGGGCCCCGGCGCACAGTCCGCGATCCGTGCCCTGTCCCGCGCCGGCCTGCGGATCGGGCGCATCGAGGAAGTCACCCCGGTGCCCCACGACGGAACGAAGCCCAAGGGCGGCCGCCGCGGGCGGAGGGTGTAG